A single region of the Bacteroides luhongzhouii genome encodes:
- a CDS encoding PqqD family protein: MAAKEKINLLEVIPCRSEHITAEREGETIVLSFPRFKYPWMQRFLVPKGMSKELHVKLEEHGTAVWELIDGKRNVREIIEKLAEHFQNEEGYESRVSAYLSQMQKDGFIKLMTPVV; this comes from the coding sequence ATGGCTGCCAAAGAGAAAATCAACCTGTTAGAGGTCATTCCCTGTCGCAGTGAACATATTACAGCAGAAAGGGAAGGGGAGACGATTGTGCTCTCCTTTCCCCGTTTTAAATATCCGTGGATGCAACGCTTCCTTGTGCCGAAAGGAATGTCGAAAGAACTTCATGTGAAATTGGAAGAACACGGTACGGCTGTATGGGAACTGATAGATGGAAAACGCAATGTTCGTGAGATTATAGAAAAACTCGCAGAGCACTTTCAAAATGAAGAGGGCTACGAGTCACGTGTATCGGCTTATCTTTCTCAAATGCAGAAAGATGGATTTATAAAACTGATGACGCCAGTCGTATAA